TTAAAATCCTATCCAGTCCACCCATTCCCGCGACGATCTTCATATCCTTTAAAGCAGGCAACGCCAGTATATCCCTGCATCTAATACTCATAATATTTGCCCCCTATAAAAGCAGAAAACCAAAAACCCCACCCTTTTAAAGCTTTGATCATATCCACATCAAACTGCTCTTATAAATCTTAAAGAGATCCTCCTGTGTAACAACTTTTTTATTGTTAGCGATATTGGGAGCTTGTATGGCAATTGATGCGTAATGAGCCATCTCGCTCTCAGATATATCCGGTCTTTTGTCAACCCTTTGGAGAAGGCCACTTACAATGCTCCGCAATTCCTCAATATCTCCTATATTAAGTAAACTCAAAATGTGCTCTACCTTATCCCCATCGGTTTCGCAGTTGAACTTAAGGTAATCTGCTAAAAGCATACCGTTAGCCCTGCCGTGAGGTATGTCCTTGTAGTAAGTTAAAGAATAGCCCATGGCGTGAACTATAGAGGTACCGGTATGTGCTATCAACATCCCGCCTAACAGCGATGAATTTAATAATACCTCTCTTGTTTTCAGGTCCAGCTGGCCATCCATAACACTTTTGTAATTTTTGCTAAGCCCTTTAAGGCCTTTTTCCACCATCCAAAAGTAAAAGTCACTGTATTTCACCGATAAATATCCCTCAATTAGATGGGATAGTGCGTCAAGCATGGTATCTACAGTGACACTATATGGAAGGTTTATGGTGTATCTGGCATCGAGATAAGCCACCTGAGGGAAAATATACGGGCTTACAAAATTCTTTTTAGAGCCTATCCTGTCGTATGTCAATATAGAATAGGGAGTAACCTCACTTCCCGTGCCGGCCGTAGTGGGAACAGCTATAATTGGCAAGGGTTTATTTTTAAACGCATTGCTAAAAAGTTCTTCGGCATCCATCATGGGATTTGCAGCTAATACAGCAATGGCCTTTGAGGCATCCAGAGGCGACCCGCCTCCTATACCGATTACAAAATCTACATCCGCTCTCCTTGCTACGTCAGCGCCTTCCGACACATTTTCCAGATCTGGATTAGACCTCACTCTGTCAAAGATCTCGTATTTTATCCCGTGGCTCTCCAGTGCTGATATCACATCGTCAAGGGATCCATTATTTCTGGAACTCTTTCCTGTGACGATAAGGGCTTTATGACCTATAGTCATATAATTGCTGTTCTCTTTTATACAATTTTCTCCAAAAATAATCCTGGTAGGTATAAAATAATTATATTTCATACTGGTCACTCCTTTTGTTTTATAATTATAAAAATAAAAGGCGCTATTATAAATAATAGCACCTTTGCTATGTTATAAAAATTATATCAAATCCTAAATGCTTATGACAAGTCTCCCGCTCCAAAATATGGATCGTTATATTATTTTTATTTTTGTATAGATATTATTTTGCTTTTAATGCGCCAAAAATAAAAGAGATAATCATAAAAAAGCCGGAGTATATCGTTTCCAGATGCAAAATTAAAAACCTCCGATATAACACATCAGAGGTCTGCGGTTTCACAAATTCTGATTAACCTCTCCTGAACTACCCCTCACCACAATAGACGAAATCCCCATTTAAACATATAAAATAGCTGGGATGGCAGGATTCGAACCTACGAATGCCAGAGTCAAAGTCTGGTGCCTTACCGCTTGGCTACATCCCAATCTTTTTATCTCTTCCATGTGCGCCCTGTAGGATTCGAACCTACGACCTCCAGATTCGAAGTCTGTCACTCTATCCAACTGAGCTAAGGGCGCCCATTTTCTTATATCGTATATTTTAGTTTATAATAAAAGAGCGGACAACGAGGTTCGAACTCGCGACCTCCACCTTGGCAAGGTGGCGCTCTAGCCAGCTGAGCTATGTCCGCATAAACAGTGCGGAAGAAGGGACTTGAACCCCCATGGCCTTGCGGCCACTAGAACCTGAATCTAGCGCGTCTGCCAATTCCGCCACTTCCGCATACTTTATAACAGGGTGGATAGTGGGACTTGAACCCACGGCCTCCAGAGCCACAATCTGGCGCTCTAGCCAACTGAACTATATCCACCATAGAGTGCGCCTAGAGAGAGTCGAACTCCCGACACACGGATTAGAAGTCCGTTGCTCTATCCAACTGAGCTATAGGCGCATGGGAGCGGGTGAAGGGAATCGAACCCTCGCGACCAGCTTGGAAGGCTGGGGCTCTACCATTGAGCTACACCCGCATCACAATAATTAACTATATCACTTTTTATTTTCTCTGTCAACTGTATCTTATTATATCCAGCTGACGAATTATAGTATACTAAATAAAATGATGTTTGTCAATATTTTTTTACCGTTTTATGTTGCTATTCTGTTGGTTGCCAACAATGAAAAATAAATTTAAATACGGTCTAAAAAGTTTTTCATATTTTCCCTTTAATATGTTTATAATAATATGAGATAAAAGCCGTAAGCGCATAGTCATAGACTATAAACGCAGCTAAAAGGAATAGATAAACAATCCACCATGCATAGTGAAATACGTTATTATAAATATTCCCGGCAAATGCGGTTGCTAAATAGTAAAGTATTAATAAGTCACAATTAAAAAACAACAGCTTTAATATGTACTGTATATAGAGATTTTTAATAACACCCTCAATATAAGCTTTAAGTATTCCATAAAGCCCAAAGAACAACGCGTATAAAGTCACAATGGATTTATTTTGTGCAAAATATAATGCCAATAAAAAGGTTGTACCTAAAGATAACCATCCGGCTTTTATCCCTACTTCAATAATAATTACTGCCAGAATAATAGAACATATCATAAGCAAAAACAATCGACTTGTTGGCAGTATAGATGCTAGATAAAGTATTATTAAAATCGATGCCGAAAGAATTCCTCCTATTGCTATATTTCTGGTATTTGACACAACACTCCCTCCATATCAAAAGCAAGAACACATATCCCCACCTATGCATTCACAACACGTGTCACAAGCCCACAGCGTGCACAGAGCGCGGCAACAATCGTCTTCGCGACCTATAGTATTGTACACATTCCGTTGGTAATTACTTCTCATACTCATCATATTATTTAATGCTTCTCTATATTCGGGGTTTCCCGGTTCCATATCTACGGCCATCCTGAAGCAGCTGTAGGCATCTCCATAACGGCCTAAATAATAGTTGACATAGCCATAAAGATAATACCATCGAGCGTTTCTATCCCTTATACTCTGCAGTATGCTCTCGGCTCTATAAAAATCCTTCCGGTTTATAGCATCAATAACCATTGAAAATCTATCATTTTCACCACTGCTGTATGAATTACTGTAAGATGATCTACCATATGAATCATTCCCGCTGTATCTTTGTTCATAATGCATATTATTTTGAGTAGTACCGGTACGGCCTTCCATAATCATATTGTATGCTTCATTGATTTCTTTTAGTTTTTCCTCAGCCAGTTCTTTTAATGGATTATCTCCATACTGATCAGGATGATACTTTTTTACCAATTCCCTATATGCCTTTTTTACTTCATCAATAGAAGCTCCTTCCCTTAATCCCAATACTTCATATGGGCTCCGCATTTCTTCTTATCCCCTTTCAAAACCATCTCTGCCTCTTTGTATAACCCTAAATAAATCACATTATCTACTATGCCTTTATTTTTCTTTAACTTTAACCTGCCATAGCACTGGCTTATGACACTCAATGTAAATGTCAAGTTAAACTCTACCCAGTCTAAAACTCGTTCTTTAAATTCATCAATTGGCTCACCACTATATTCAAATTGCAAAAGAAGAGGATTATAACTGTCTTTTTCTATATCCCGTTGAATATCATCAAAAGCATCAATAATGTATATAAACCTACCTATGTGATATGCCATTTCAGCTATATTTGCCAGTTCCTCATCCGATAGCTTTAAATCCGGGTATAAAAAAATATCCTTTAAAATACGTGCAAAAGGTTCAGCCACTACATCAACGCTCCTGCATCTATCCCGTTCCAATTTGTTCAATTCCTCAATATGCTTTCTAATGTCGCTCTCTTTATCAGGAAATTTTTCCTTTGCCTTTTTAAATATTTTATAAAAAAGTGTTGATGCTGTAAAGCCAAAGACAGACTTATCATCTCTTTTAGCATCTATAAACTTATAATAGGTGAGTATCGTGCTCATATCCGCAGCATAAGTAAGAAATGGGTTGTCCCTTAAAACAGGCCTTTTCTTTATTGGGCTTATAATACATCCTTCTTTGCTTATGACAATTTCTTCATCCGATAATGCTGACAGCAGGATTGCTAGGAAGGTAAACTCATAATTCAACGTAAACCTGCTTATCTGACCATAATTACGTCCTAACTCCTTACAAAGGCCACAATAATAAGCAGTAAAAACCTGGTATTCTTTTATCTTCATTTCAGGCTTATAAGGTTTTATATAGCCAAACATATCAATTCTCCAATACAATCATTCCATAATCAATCTTCTTCTCGTCGATAAATACAATCGCACATGTTCTTTGAACGCCACACCTTGGCATAGATACACTACCAGGATTAATTATGTGTACATTACCCAAACGCTCCATCATCGGACAATGGGTATGGCCAAACAAAGCTACTTCTGCTCCCAATTCCTTTGCTCTCTCATACAATTCCATATACCCAATTTTAACATTGTATCTATGCCCATGAGTCATAAAAACTTTTCTTCCACATATCTCCAATAGCTTTTCACTGGCATCGCCGTATCCAAAATCGCAATTTCCCATTACATATTCAAATTTTATATTCGGAAAGATCTTGGCCAGCTTTACAGCATCGGTAAAATTATCACCCAGATGCAAGACCATGTCCACAGGACCCATTTGCTCTATAGCCTTTTGTGCTAATACAATTGCCCTATGGGTATCACTTATTACACCGATTCTCATAACATCACATCCAACTTTTTTATATATTTTTTCATCTGCTCTAATGCTTTAGCCCTGTGACTTATGCGATTTTTAACCATATCATCCAGCTCCGCGAAAGTCATGTTATACTCGGGAACATAAAATACTGGATCATAACCAAATCCGTTACTGCCCCTCATCTCATGGGCTATTTTCCCATCACATACCCCTCTTGTTATAATAGCAGTACCATCAGCTAAGACAAACGCGATAGCGCATACAAATCGGGCATTTCTTTGATCTTCGGGTGCCGATTCCATCTCACGAAGCAACTTCATTATATTTTCCTGATCTGTAGCGCTATCTCCTGCATATCTGGCTGTATATACACCCGGCGCTCCTTTAAGGTAATCCACTTCCAGTCCCGAATCATCAGCAATACACGGAAGACCTGTGGCCTTGTGGTACGTATAGGCCTTTTTAAGCGCATTTTCTTCAAAGGTCTTGCCATCTTCAATCACATCTATATCTATGTCCAGGTCTGTAAGATCCATTAGTTCGAGATCCATGTCACTCATAATTTTTTTCATTTCTATTGCTTTGCCTTGATTTTTTGTCACCAGCAATACTTTCATTATTTTTCACCCCTATCTTATCCGCTATATCTCCAAGGCATTCCTTCTGTTTGTCTATCAATTGCATAATACCTTTTTCAGCCAGAACCAGCAGGTCTAACAAATCTCCTTGAGAAAAAGGACTATCCTCACCAGTCCCTTGTACCTCAACAAATTCCCCTTTATCCGTCATAACCACATTCATGTCCACCTTGGCCGATGCATCTTCTTGATAACATAAGTCCAACAACTGTTCACCGTTGACAATACCTACACTTACTGCCGCTACATAGCTGGTAAGTGGTATGTGATCGATCATATTTTTTTTTACCATTTTGTCAAAAGCCTCTGCGAGGGCTACGAAAGAACCTGTTATCGATGCCGTTCTGGTACCGCCATCAGCCTGTATCACGTCGCAGTCAATCCATATAGTCCTCTCTCCCAGCGCGTCCAAGTCCACCACCGACCTCAATGCTCTTCCAATCAACCTCTGAATTTCCTGTGTCCTGCCGCTAATCCTTCCTTTTGAGATTTCCCTTGCATTTCTCACTTCGGTAGCCCTGGGAATCATAGCATATTCGCTGGTAATCCAGCCTTTATTCTTCCCTTTTAAAAAAAGCGGGACTTTATCCTCAATCGTAGCTGTGCATATAACTTTTGTATTACCCATTTCTATTAAAACAGACCCTTCGGGATGTATAAGATAACTTCTAGTGATTTTTACTTCTCTTAACTGGTCTGCTAATCTCTTATCACGCCTCATCAGACGATTTACCCCTTTCAAATCCATATGCAAATATTATAGCATAATATTTTCTATAAAAAAAATAGGCATAAGCCTATTGATTTAAAAATTTAACTATCCCATTGTATATTCCCTGCGCAAACTTGAGTTGATAGTCATCAGAAGCCAATTTTTTTGCATCATCAGGATTGCTTATAAAAGCTGTCTCTACTAAAATTGAAGGCATATTAGTACTATTTAACACAACCAACTTTGGCCTTTCAACAAGTCCTCTATCCACCGTATCCACCTGCTTCATCAACTCATCGTGTACCACTTGAGCCAATTTCTTATTGTTAAAATAAAGTATCTCCGTACCCTTAGCAGAAGGATTTGAAAAAGAGTTAGCATGTATGCTGACAAAAACGTCAGCTTTAAGTTGATTAGCCAACGCAGGCCTATCATACAATCCTACATAACTATCATCAGTCCTCGTCATCACCACATTATATCCTGCTTGAGCCAATAGAGATTGAAGCTTCTTAGCTATCTGCAACACCACATCGGCTTCACGTAGATTATTACCTGTAGCACCAGGATCTGAACCACCATGTCCGGCATCAATCACAATGATCTTTTTGGAATTATCTATCGGTGTCAAAGATAATACTATAAAGCCATCCTGTTTCAATACTTGATAGGACGCATTTTTATTTAGATAAACAACCACTCGAACCGTATCCTGTGAATACTGACTGGCTTTTATAGTGTCTACTACGTCATCCTTTACATCTATGGTGCTGGCAAAATTGCCTAATTTCGCGCCATATAAATCCACATACACCCTTGTAGGATTGTCCAACTTATCTACTTTATAATCAGACGCGTTTGTAGCTATGGCAACATTGGCTGTATCTCCTGTGACTGTGTATTTAAGAGCATTCACCAAATATTGATTTGAAGATGGCTGCTGATCCTGCTGAGGTGGATTCATAGGATTGGGATTCTGCTTAGATGTATCAGAAGACCCCGGATCCTGTTGTGATGGGTTTGCAGGTTGTCCTGATGGAGGGTTGTCCTCTTTTAATTTATTGAACACCACCGATAGCACTTTTTTATCATCAGTAGTAGCTATTTCGTAAGGAACTAATTTATCAAACTCCACAACAACTCGAACCTTGTTGGGGTTTAAGCTAAACTGAGAATATCGTATCTGTTTTATCCCGTTGCTATTTATATTTATGTTGTTGGGTGAATCCAAAACAGCATTTTCCAGATCTAACACTAATCTGTCAGGCGATGGCAAATTGAATTTGTCAAAAGTTATTGTGCCGTCGGTCTGAACCAGTAGTTTGCCATCATTATATCGTATATCCTTTACCCTAACTACCTGTTGCTCCCTGTCAGTAATATAAACAGACCAGTTGTCCCACCTGACATTTTTATCAAATGCCTCTGCTAAAAACCTTATAGGTACATATGTATATCCACCGTTTATCAATTTAACAGTTGCATCTAGCTGTACTGGTTTATCATCTATATAAGCAGTATTTTTATTATAATACAAAACGATGTTCTTTCCGTTGTAATTTATAGATACCTTACTTTTGTCATAGCCTGTAACTTTTGCTCCAAACTGCTCTGCGACGTATCTGATATGTACAAACACGCGACTATTTAATAATAAAGGTTCAATAGTAGGAGTTTTTTTAACACCATTTATGTAAATATTTATCTGAGGATAATTATATGAAATCAGCTGTCCATCAACACTATATTGTTTTGCTCCAGCATATGCCGTGCTGTACATCAGAACAAATAGAACGGTTAAAATAAATAGATGCCCCAATTTATTCCTCATCTGTTCCTTCAACCCCCTCCTTTTCTCTTCCTATCCTGTTTCCACATTTACATAAGACAAGTTCCCGGGATTACTGCTTCCAAAGTCAAAAACAACTTTTCAGGTTCTCTGAATAAATTTTATAACATTTATTTTTATTTTATATCTCTTTTATTACACAAATATTTCAGATTTGTTACATTACCATTACTTATAGTTTTACGTACAATGGACATATTAAAACAGGAGGGACTTATAATGACAAATATAAATTGTACAGAAAACTGCATATATCAGGTTGAGGGCAAATGCACTTTAAACCACATAGGGCCGAGCAATTCTATAAATAATCCTACAAATTGTGCGTATTTTCTTGAGAAAAAAAAGACAACGACAAATCAAGGGCAAAATTTAACCCATCTAATATATGATCCCGATCAAAAAATATAGCTATTGATTTTTTAAAACAGATATGATAATATTGACTTACACCCCCTCTATATGGGGGTAGTAAATCTTGCGTTGAAGGTGATCTTATTATGATTGAACAGATCCAGGATTTAAAGCATTTTGAAGAGATTAAAAATAGTCAAAAAGACTACTTCTTATTGATATTTTATACAGATACATCCCAGAAAAGCATAGAAGCGCTTAAAAATCTCGAAGAGTTTAAGTCAAAAAATCCTGATGTTTCTGTATACGCAGTAAACGCGTCAAAAGTAAAAGATATCCATCCATTGTATAACATAAATGCAGTTCCGGCCGTCCTTCTGTTTAAAAAAGGTAAACCTGTTGATCAAGTCTATGGCGTACAAAGCAGCGATTTTTATGAAAGATTTACAGCTCAAATGCCTTCGAAAAATGCAGCAAGCAAAGACAACCAGAACAGAAAACTTCACAGGGTAATTGTATACACCTCTACGACATGTCCGTGGTGTGCAGCTGCCAAGGCATATCTTTCAAAAAATCATATCCCATATACAGAAATCAATGTTTCAGAAAATCCATCAGCAGCCGACGAATTGGTGAGAAAAACCGGCCACACAGGAGTTCCCCAGATCGATATCGATGGCACATTTGTAATAGGCTTTGATAAAGCTAAAATAAATAGACTTTTAGGTATAAATTAAAAATGAGAAAGGGAGGAATGCAGTATGAAAAAAATACAACCTATAAATAATTACGCACTCATCAAATTAAACAGCGAAGCAGAAAGAAACATTGGTGGTATCATAATTCCAAAAACAGCTCAAGATAACATTACGCAAGGTGAAATAGCAGCGTTATCTGCTGGTTCTACTGATGAATTAGCCGTAGGTGATAAGGTCATATACAAAGATATTTCTGGAACCAAAATATCTCATGAAGGGATAGATTATTTACTTATACCTGTATCTGATATAATCGCAAAGTTCGTTGAAGTTGATGAAATATAGTTCGGTAATGCCGAACTATATTTTTAACTTTGATCACTTAATCCTGCTTTCTCTCTAACAAAAATTAACAACAAAAATAGTGCGATTATTACCAATGCTGAAAAATATCTGTACATGATCTGTATGCCAAAGATATCATAAAGTCTACCACCCAAAAGATTTCCTGCTATGCTTGAAAAACTATAAGCTATGAGATTAAACAAGGTTTGTGCTGTCGTCTTGAGGTTTTCAGGAGCATGTTCGTTAACAAATGTGACAGCAGCCGCATAAAATGGTGCAAAATCTAAACCACTTAGCGACTGAACTATTAAAACGGCATAAGGATTCCTTAACACACTATACAAAAATATCCTGATAGCAAACACTGCCATAGCAAATGCTAATAACTTTTTAGAACCAAATTTTTCTAGCAAAACAGAAGAGTATATAAAAACCGGCAATTCGCACAAAGCTGCGATAAACCACGCTAACCCTATAAGGCCTTCGGGAGCTTTTATGGTATTCATATAAATTCCAAAAAAAGCCTCGGATATAACCACCGCCAATTGGCTTATAAAAACAATTCCCAGAAATATCATCAAATTATCGTTGCACAGTAACCCGCTTACATGCCCTTTTCCCCTATTTACATTAGCTCTTTGAACTTCTGGCATCTTAAATGAGTAAACGAATGTTATCAACATAAAAGCAGCATATGCATAAAACATATTGCTTATTCCTGCAATCTGTAGAAAATATCCTATTATCAATGTAGAAAAAGCATAACCTATTGAACCCCAAACCCTAAACTTCCCGTAATCATTACTATTTTCGCTCAAATATGTAAGTGTACTGCTGTCCAGTATCGGATTTATGGCACTTGAAAAAAAGTTAACAACAATAGCTATAACAATCATGGAATAAAAATTACGTGTAAGCAAGTAACTTAAATTTAAAATTGCAGATAAAAAAACAGCAATAAGTAATGCTTTTTTCCTGGCATTATAGCGATCACATATAAGTCCCCAAAAAGGTTGTGAAAATAGCATGACAATTGGACTCATAGAGCCAATTATACCTATTTCTGTACCGCTGAAACCGATTTTTTTTAGATACAGATTAAAAAATGGCGCTACGGCTCCCATGGCCAAAAAAATAAAAAAATATTGCAGCTTAAAAATCACGCTTTTACGCATAATATACCCCCGCATATGCATGCCAAGATTTATTTAAATGCTATCATATTTACAAAAAACGCACAAGGTTTACTTAAAGTTATTTTTTACCAGGCTATGTATGTGCAAAAAGGGTACAGTATATACTGTACCCCTATACATATTTATTGATGGCCTTATCATCAGCTGGCTTTGTTGAGTACAAATTCTCTTGCCATTTCAGCTGCTGATGCCGCATCTCTGGCATATCCATCTGCGCCGATTTCATCGGCATAATTCTGAGTAACAGGAGCTCCGCCGATCATAACCTTTACTTTATCCCTGATACCTGCCTCTTCTAAAGCAGCTATAACATTCTTCATGCCAGGCATCGTAGTTGTAAGCAGGGCAGATAATGCCACTATATCGGCATCATTTTCTTTAGCGGCATTTACAAATTTCTCAGGTGACACATCAACGCCTAGATCAATCACTTCAAGGCCCGCACCCTGCATCATCATTTTTACCAGGTTCTTACCTATATCGTGCAGGTCACCTTTAACCGTCCCTATAACCACTTTGCCAATAGGTTTTACCCCAGAAGCAGTGAGAAGTGGCTTTAATATATCCATGCCTGCCTGCATAGCCCTAGCTGCAATCAACACTTCAGGTACATAGATCTCGTTGTTTTTAAACTTAACACCTACAATGTTCATTCCATCAATAAGTCCATTGTTTAAAATATCCTTTGGCGATATGCCATCATCTAAGGCCTTTTGAACCAACTCTTTTACTTTTTTGGCATTTCCCACCTGTAATGCCTCTGAAATTTCCTTCAAAATTTCCATAAAACAAATCCCCCTCAATAAATTTAGTTTTTTTATATATTTCCCCAGCTCATTTTTCTAAATTGACCTGGGGATATTCCCTCATACTTT
This DNA window, taken from Caldanaerobius fijiensis DSM 17918, encodes the following:
- the rph gene encoding ribonuclease PH — translated: MMRRDKRLADQLREVKITRSYLIHPEGSVLIEMGNTKVICTATIEDKVPLFLKGKNKGWITSEYAMIPRATEVRNAREISKGRISGRTQEIQRLIGRALRSVVDLDALGERTIWIDCDVIQADGGTRTASITGSFVALAEAFDKMVKKNMIDHIPLTSYVAAVSVGIVNGEQLLDLCYQEDASAKVDMNVVMTDKGEFVEVQGTGEDSPFSQGDLLDLLVLAEKGIMQLIDKQKECLGDIADKIGVKNNESIAGDKKSRQSNRNEKNYE
- a CDS encoding XTP/dITP diphosphatase, encoding MKVLLVTKNQGKAIEMKKIMSDMDLELMDLTDLDIDIDVIEDGKTFEENALKKAYTYHKATGLPCIADDSGLEVDYLKGAPGVYTARYAGDSATDQENIMKLLREMESAPEDQRNARFVCAIAFVLADGTAIITRGVCDGKIAHEMRGSNGFGYDPVFYVPEYNMTFAELDDMVKNRISHRAKALEQMKKYIKKLDVML
- a CDS encoding N-acetylmuramoyl-L-alanine amidase family protein codes for the protein MKEQMRNKLGHLFILTVLFVLMYSTAYAGAKQYSVDGQLISYNYPQINIYINGVKKTPTIEPLLLNSRVFVHIRYVAEQFGAKVTGYDKSKVSINYNGKNIVLYYNKNTAYIDDKPVQLDATVKLINGGYTYVPIRFLAEAFDKNVRWDNWSVYITDREQQVVRVKDIRYNDGKLLVQTDGTITFDKFNLPSPDRLVLDLENAVLDSPNNININSNGIKQIRYSQFSLNPNKVRVVVEFDKLVPYEIATTDDKKVLSVVFNKLKEDNPPSGQPANPSQQDPGSSDTSKQNPNPMNPPQQDQQPSSNQYLVNALKYTVTGDTANVAIATNASDYKVDKLDNPTRVYVDLYGAKLGNFASTIDVKDDVVDTIKASQYSQDTVRVVVYLNKNASYQVLKQDGFIVLSLTPIDNSKKIIVIDAGHGGSDPGATGNNLREADVVLQIAKKLQSLLAQAGYNVVMTRTDDSYVGLYDRPALANQLKADVFVSIHANSFSNPSAKGTEILYFNNKKLAQVVHDELMKQVDTVDRGLVERPKLVVLNSTNMPSILVETAFISNPDDAKKLASDDYQLKFAQGIYNGIVKFLNQ
- a CDS encoding MFS transporter — encoded protein: MRKSVIFKLQYFFIFLAMGAVAPFFNLYLKKIGFSGTEIGIIGSMSPIVMLFSQPFWGLICDRYNARKKALLIAVFLSAILNLSYLLTRNFYSMIVIAIVVNFFSSAINPILDSSTLTYLSENSNDYGKFRVWGSIGYAFSTLIIGYFLQIAGISNMFYAYAAFMLITFVYSFKMPEVQRANVNRGKGHVSGLLCNDNLMIFLGIVFISQLAVVISEAFFGIYMNTIKAPEGLIGLAWFIAALCELPVFIYSSVLLEKFGSKKLLAFAMAVFAIRIFLYSVLRNPYAVLIVQSLSGLDFAPFYAAAVTFVNEHAPENLKTTAQTLFNLIAYSFSSIAGNLLGGRLYDIFGIQIMYRYFSALVIIALFLLLIFVREKAGLSDQS
- a CDS encoding metallophosphoesterase; this translates as MRIGVISDTHRAIVLAQKAIEQMGPVDMVLHLGDNFTDAVKLAKIFPNIKFEYVMGNCDFGYGDASEKLLEICGRKVFMTHGHRYNVKIGYMELYERAKELGAEVALFGHTHCPMMERLGNVHIINPGSVSMPRCGVQRTCAIVFIDEKKIDYGMIVLEN
- a CDS encoding DUF5685 family protein translates to MFGYIKPYKPEMKIKEYQVFTAYYCGLCKELGRNYGQISRFTLNYEFTFLAILLSALSDEEIVISKEGCIISPIKKRPVLRDNPFLTYAADMSTILTYYKFIDAKRDDKSVFGFTASTLFYKIFKKAKEKFPDKESDIRKHIEELNKLERDRCRSVDVVAEPFARILKDIFLYPDLKLSDEELANIAEMAYHIGRFIYIIDAFDDIQRDIEKDSYNPLLLQFEYSGEPIDEFKERVLDWVEFNLTFTLSVISQCYGRLKLKKNKGIVDNVIYLGLYKEAEMVLKGDKKKCGAHMKYWD
- a CDS encoding J domain-containing protein; translation: MRSPYEVLGLREGASIDEVKKAYRELVKKYHPDQYGDNPLKELAEEKLKEINEAYNMIMEGRTGTTQNNMHYEQRYSGNDSYGRSSYSNSYSSGENDRFSMVIDAINRKDFYRAESILQSIRDRNARWYYLYGYVNYYLGRYGDAYSCFRMAVDMEPGNPEYREALNNMMSMRSNYQRNVYNTIGREDDCCRALCTLWACDTCCECIGGDMCSCF
- a CDS encoding corrinoid protein, which translates into the protein MEILKEISEALQVGNAKKVKELVQKALDDGISPKDILNNGLIDGMNIVGVKFKNNEIYVPEVLIAARAMQAGMDILKPLLTASGVKPIGKVVIGTVKGDLHDIGKNLVKMMMQGAGLEVIDLGVDVSPEKFVNAAKENDADIVALSALLTTTMPGMKNVIAALEEAGIRDKVKVMIGGAPVTQNYADEIGADGYARDAASAAEMAREFVLNKAS
- a CDS encoding thioredoxin family protein, with amino-acid sequence MIEQIQDLKHFEEIKNSQKDYFLLIFYTDTSQKSIEALKNLEEFKSKNPDVSVYAVNASKVKDIHPLYNINAVPAVLLFKKGKPVDQVYGVQSSDFYERFTAQMPSKNAASKDNQNRKLHRVIVYTSTTCPWCAAAKAYLSKNHIPYTEINVSENPSAADELVRKTGHTGVPQIDIDGTFVIGFDKAKINRLLGIN
- a CDS encoding co-chaperone GroES family protein, with protein sequence MKKIQPINNYALIKLNSEAERNIGGIIIPKTAQDNITQGEIAALSAGSTDELAVGDKVIYKDISGTKISHEGIDYLLIPVSDIIAKFVEVDEI
- a CDS encoding iron-containing alcohol dehydrogenase family protein is translated as MKYNYFIPTRIIFGENCIKENSNYMTIGHKALIVTGKSSRNNGSLDDVISALESHGIKYEIFDRVRSNPDLENVSEGADVARRADVDFVIGIGGGSPLDASKAIAVLAANPMMDAEELFSNAFKNKPLPIIAVPTTAGTGSEVTPYSILTYDRIGSKKNFVSPYIFPQVAYLDARYTINLPYSVTVDTMLDALSHLIEGYLSVKYSDFYFWMVEKGLKGLSKNYKSVMDGQLDLKTREVLLNSSLLGGMLIAHTGTSIVHAMGYSLTYYKDIPHGRANGMLLADYLKFNCETDGDKVEHILSLLNIGDIEELRSIVSGLLQRVDKRPDISESEMAHYASIAIQAPNIANNKKVVTQEDLFKIYKSSLMWI